Proteins encoded in a region of the Halosimplex halophilum genome:
- a CDS encoding DUF7344 domain-containing protein — protein MSQTTSHDDGRTVIDLSADERYDLLAAERRRTVLAVLTERGAPIALDDLAAAVAAREGGDPHAATDRFAVSLHHVHLPRMDDLDVVDYNPATNRVEAVRAVSE, from the coding sequence ATGTCTCAGACAACATCGCACGACGACGGCCGGACCGTCATCGACCTCAGCGCGGACGAGCGCTACGACCTCCTGGCCGCCGAGCGGCGGCGGACGGTGCTCGCCGTTCTCACCGAACGGGGCGCGCCAATCGCGCTCGACGACCTCGCGGCGGCGGTGGCGGCACGCGAAGGCGGGGACCCGCACGCGGCGACCGACCGGTTCGCGGTCTCGCTGCACCACGTCCACCTGCCGCGGATGGACGACCTCGACGTGGTCGACTACAACCCGGCGACTAACCGCGTCGAGGCCGTCCGGGCCGTGTCCGAGTGA